The window GGCCGCGCGAAAAGCCCCTCGCGCATGTACGCTGCGGCAAAACGGGCGACTTCTTCGTCGCGCGAAATGGAGTAATTCTGGAACAGCCAATAATGCCCGGCCCAGGCGACCAGCCCGAATAGCAGGATGAGTGGCACGATGATTCGGGCGCGAGGAGCAGGCAGGCGCAATCCCACCCCTTCCGCGAAGGGGGCCGCCAGCGTCAGCAGCAGCAGGCCGACAATCAGGGCGGGGAAATCCTGATCCAGCAACAGAATGACGGCAAGGCTGATCCCCTGCCGATAAGTGACATGCCAGAGGAAGGTTGCGCCCAGCCACAGTGTAAGCCCGATGGCGCCGGCCAGAAAAAGGCGGCGAGCATTGATAGGCCTGGTGGGCGGGGCGTACATTCAGCCTTCCTGCGGCAATAGCGCCCGATTGACGAAAATCCCGTCCATCTCGACCAGCAGCGGAAAATGCCCCTTGTTGTTGGCAAAGAAGGCAGAAGGGAGAAAATTTCTGTCCGCCAACCAGTCAATCATGGCGCGATAGCCGGTGCCCGCTTCATAGATCGGTCTTACGCCAAGCTCGGTTTGCACGCCCGTCATTTCCTGGAGCGCCAGCCCCGCGCCTTCGCAGACGGACAGGTCATGCCCCTGCGTGTCCATCTTCAGGAACGGGCGGGCGAAAGCATGTACCGCGCGCAATTCAGGAAGAAGACTTTCGAGGCGACGACATTGCATATCCACCGTTCGGGTAACACGGTTGCGGTCGGCAAAGACAGCGTCCTGCGCCTCAGCAGGCATATTGAGGGAACTGAACTGGTCCGCCGCCATGATGTTGAAGCTGGCAGTGCCATCATAGTCGGACAGCGCAAGATTGAAGACGTGCCATTTTGCATCCGACGCTGCCCGGCGGGACAGTTCAGCGAATATGTCGGGATTGGGTTCGAAAGACAGTATTGAACCGGAAAAGCCTGCATGCTTGCGCAGCATGGTCGCATATTGCCCGCGATTGGCGCCTACATCGATAACGCAATCAATGGAAAAGGCCGACAGGAAACGACGCAGCGCCTGGATCTCTGGATATTGGTGCACACGCCCCGTGAGCGCTAGGCGAACGGCCAGCAATCGGTCCGTCAATTCGCGAACATAGCGGTTCATGCCCGCTCCGCCATCACGGACCGATAGACGTCGATCGTCACTGAGGCCATATCCTTCCAACTACCCATGCTGTCTCCATAGGCGCGTGCCGCCGCGCCTGTCGCCTGCCTGATGGCGGGGCTTTCAAGGAGCCGCAAGAGGGCTTGCGCAAGGGCTGCTGCATTTCCCGCTGGCGTACGGATCGCGACGTCGTCGGGAAGCGATGCGAACATGCCGACATCGGATGTAACCATCGTCTTGCCATGATGAAGCGCCGACAGGAAGGCGCCGCTGGAATCGATCTGACGATAGGGAAAGATTATGGCATCGGCCTTGGCCATGTGCGCATCAAGCCGGCTTTCAGTCAGGAAACCAAGATCAGTGATCAGGCGATCGGCAAATCCGGCGTCGCGGACTCTATCCAGCACAGGGGCAATGTTCATGAAGGGCTTCCCGGCGATCACCAGTTCGAACCTGTGCCCTGTCCCCCACAACGACAGGCATGCATCGATCAGGATATCGACGCCCTTGTACGGCCTGATGGTGCCGAAGAAGAGCAACCGAGGCACTACCGCATCGGGAATGCCCCTCAGATCAGCGGGCTTTGCGGCAGCCAGACGCATGGGTGGGTGCGGCGCTACATGGATATCGCGAGAATTAATTCCTTCCGCTTCCAGCGCCTGCCGCGTGGTATCTCCATGGACGATAAGCGCATCGAAGAGATCGAGCAGTGCGCGATAGCCCTTCCCCTGCACCCCGGCGTCCGCATGATATGCGTCTGCATTGTGAACCGTGTGCACCAGCGGCATCCGCCCCTTCAACCTGCGCAGCAGCAGTCGATCGGCAGGGGCAAGGGGGAGCCACTGGAAATGCGCCACATCCGCGTCCGCCAACGCCTTGAGGCTGCCCATGGTGCAGGTGGCTGTATATTCAACCGCCTTCACCAGGCGAAAGGGTCGCCCTTCCCCCAATCGCCCGCGCAACGCCTCGCTTCGCCTAAAGAAATGGGGATTATAGTTATAGGCATTAGGGGTGATCGCATCGGTGGACCGCATCGGGCGAGCGAGCAACGTCACCTCGACACCCTGTTCTCCCAGCGCCGCGCACAGGCTGTCATCATACCGCCCTGTAAACAGCGACGGATCGACCATAGCGACCTTCATCGCCTCGAATGACCTTCAACCAGGCCGCGCAGCGAAAGGGCGTGAAGCGCCGAAACCATCAACAGCGTCAACGTGTAGAGACCAAGGAAGCCCACATCGAACCAGTCGTCCAGGAGCGCGGCAACAGGCACACTAAGCAGCGCCCCCACGAGGAAAGGCAAGGACCGCTTCAACAGATGCCCGAAACGTCCAAGTGCCGCCTGTATATAGACAGAAACGCAGATGACGGTCAGCGCAAGCAACGCCCCATCGATCAGCAGGAGGTCGACAATGCCGATGGCGGCGCGGCCAGCGAACAGCTTGGCAAAAAGCCACTGGCCGATAAACAACAGGGCGGCCGACGCGACGAGCGCAAAGAAGAAAGCCGCACCCAGGGCTCGAACCAACAACTGGCGCAGCCGCGCTATGTCCCCCGAATGGAAAGCGCGGGTTATTCGCGGGAGTGCAGCCTCCACCATTGCGCGGATCGCCATCGACAAGGCTCGCGACATTTTGAAGAAGAAATCGAAAAGCAGCATCGGCCGCGCGTCCTGCGTAGCAAGCGCGATCATGAAATATGGAGCATTATAAGCTGCTATTTCCGACATGGTGAACAGCGCGGACGCGCCAATATCGTGCAGATAATGCGTCCTGACATGCCCACCGCCCCGACGGAACGCCAGCCAATGCTGCGCCGTCATGCCCAGGCGCCTGTGAACCAGCGCGATGGCGTAGCCTATGACGACCAGGCTGATGGCAATTTGCAGGACGATCGAAAGCCGCGGATCGAGACCGTTCAGAATGAGAAGGAGCAAAGCGATAATCATCAGGCGCCGCAAGCAATCCAGCGCCTCCCATAGGAAATTGCCATCGACCGCCGCCAGCGCGCGCTTGGCAAGGAGCGCTGGAAGGTTCACGCAGGCCGACAGAAAAAAGAGAATGAAAAGCAGCGGCATCGACGTATCGACTACACCGGCGGTGAGAACGACCAACAGGACCGCCAGTCCGCCGAAAATCAACATGCCCAGGAATAGGAAAAGAACGCCCATCTCTTCCAGCCGGAAGCCCGCTGCGCCATCATCCGTATGATCGAGCCAATAGCGCCGCAAACGCGCATAGATGATGCTGGTCAGACCGAATTCGGCAGAGACTGTGAAATTGCCGAAGGCTACAAGCAGCAAAAATGCCTGAAACTCGCGCAGGGGCAGGATGCGTACAAACACATAGGTAACGGCAAAGCCCCAGATCAGCGTCAAACCGACATTGGTCAGCTTTATCAGGGCAAGGAAACGGGCGGACCCTTCCATCCGGGCCACCGCCCTGCCGAGCGCAGCACTCACTGCGCAGAGCTTCCTACAGGTTTTCTGGCGCGAAACAGGCGGTCGTCCAAGGCGAAGAAGTGGCGCGTGTCAGGATCTATACCGCTGGCGTCAATCTCTTCCAGGTCAAAACCCGCCGCGCGTATGCGCTCCGCAAAGTCGGGGCCATATTGGCGAACATGATCCCACTGGCCGAAACGGCGCTCCCGTTCACGCGGGGGAATATCGAAACTGCCATCCTCGGTCGGCTTGTTCCATAGCGGCACGATCAGCCAGGCTTCGCCGCCAGGTTTTAACGCGCGGTGGATGTTGCGTAATACTGCATGATCGTCCGGCACATGTTCCATGACATGGCTGGCATAAAACAGATCGTAGCGCTCTGCATCGTCGAGCATCATCAGGTCCACGCGCCGCATGCCTGGAACACTGTACCGATCCGGATCGAGATCGGCGGGCGTGTAGTCGGCGGCAGTGGAAAAGCGGCGTACCAAACTGTTCTCATTAGGTGCCATGTGCAGGATCGCGCCTTGACTGGGAATGTTCAGTACCCGCCCATCGATGAGATGGTTCATCAATCGTTCGCGTGGGGAAGCCCCGCAATTGGGGCACCCCCATTCGGCATTGTCGCCATAACGGAAGAAGCCGACCACCGATTGCCCGCAAGCCGGACAGGCGCGGCGCGCACGCGCGCCCATCGCCTTGCGAAGCGCGAGCATTGCCCGGGTCAGATGCTTGCCGGCGGCCTTCGCCACCCGCTGAAAAGTAATCACGCCTTGGCTCCGATCAGCATTGCAAGGGCCTATACAATATGCCCCATCTTTGGCGAGAGGGGATCAGCGTGACTTGGCAGGATTCCAGACCGTGACCGTCCGGCCTCTCATCGCCTTGATCACACCTTGAAACGTCGCGGCATAGGCGATGAGAATATCAACCACCGCAGCAAGAGGCCCGCCCTTGGCGCGCAAGCCAAGCGCCAGTAGCACTACCGCGATCATAACGCCGACAAGGGCCATCCATGGGGAGAGACTGAGGGCCAGTGCCAGAGCCGCCAGCGCACCCGTCGCGATGAAAAGCCCGCCGAACCAGCGCACGATCTTGCGCGAGGCATATTTGAAACGATCCAGCCCATCCATCCGCCGCAATTGCGGGCGCAGATAGGAATGCGTGTGCCAGGCGCGCGCGGCAATCCGCACCTTGCGGCGATACTCGTCACCACGCGCGGCAACCAGCCGCTCGCGGGCGATAACGTCCTTGGCCTTCACTAACCGCTTACCCGCGAACAACACGGCCATCGATACAGTCAGGTCATCGAGAACGCTGTCCGGAAAGTCAGGATAAAGCGTTCGTCGAATCGAGAAAATCGAGCCGTCAGCCCCCAGCACATTGCCGGTGCGCGACTCCTCATCCTTCAGCCGCTCTTCAAGGCGCCAGTATAGCGATCCAACAGAGGCCGTCGCGCTCTCGCCCTCTCCCATATAGTGGAGCGAGCCGAGAACGCCGCCGACATCGGGATCGGCATAGCGGGCGAGAAGACTGTCGATGGTATCTTCATCGAGCAACACATTGGCATCGGTGAAGATGAGAACATCGCCACCGGCGCGCGCCGCCAGTTGCTTCATGCCATGCGCCTTGCCACTGCGGCCGGGGCCGCGAACCAACGTCACCAGATCGCCCTGTGCAGCGATCAGGGCTGCCGTGTCGTCCGAGGAGCCATCGTCGAACGCGAATATTTCGAGTCCAGGATAGCGGTGCTTCAGCATGGCTAGGTTGGCCAGCTTGTCGGGCATCGCCGCGGCTTCATTATAGGCACAGAACAAAAGTGAAGCCGACGGAGCCAGCCCCCGTCCCGGCTGCTCTGCCCGCGTGGGCAGCACCCGCAGGATCATGGGATAGAACAGAAATGGCCATAGCACCGCCACAATTGACAGGATCAGGACCAGCAGGAAGAAGAGATCAAGTCCGCGCATCAATAGGCCTTGTGATGCACCAACACGCCGATCGTCGCGAAGATGATGCGCAGGTCTCGCCAGATCGACCATTTCGTCACATATTCCAGATCGGATTGAAGCCGATCGATCAGATCCTGATGATGGTCGGTCGATCCTCGGTGGCCACGTACCTGGGCAAGGCCAGTCATGCCCGGTTTGATGCAGTGGCGCTCCCAATAGCGCTCATCGACCTCCCAATAGAGGCTGTCCCCGGCCTTGGCAGCTGCTGCGTGCGGGCGCGGGCCGACGATGCTCATGTCACCGCGCAGAACGTTAAAGAGCTGTGGCAGTTCATCGATGCTGGTGCGACGCAGGAAACGGCCCACGCTGGTCACCCGGTCATCGTCACGCGCGGTCAGCTTGTCGGCCTTCCGATCGCTTGCTTCGGTCCGCATCGACCGGAACTTGTAGATATTGAAGGGACGCGCGTCCCGACCAATGCGGGGCTGTTTGAAGATAACGGGACCGGGACTGGTCAGCTTTATCGCGAGGGCGGCCGCGATCAACACCGGCGACAGCGCCAGCGTGGCTGCGGTGGCGACGATGATATCGAAGATGCGCTTTATGATGCGATCGCGGAAATGGAATGGGCCACCGGCGACAATGATGGTCGGTTGGCCGTCAAACTCATCAACCCGCGCCGGGGCGAAGCGCAGCAGCTCTGGCACCACGATTTCACCGCGCGCCGAGAGGGACTTGAGCGCAGCCGACCAGTCCGCCATCCGCTCCATCGGGCAAGCCACGATCACTCTTTCAGCCATTCCAACCACCGCCGCAAGCCGCGCCGCCATATCGGCGTCATGACGGCCGGGATGCAGATCGGCAGATGCGGCATCAATCAGTTCCATATGTGGGCCAGTCGCGATCTCCACCCCGTCCATGATTACGGCTGTCAGATGCGGAACCTCCCCCAGAAGACGCGCGCCCAGGCGGCTTATGGCCAACCGCACCAGCGCGACGCTGATCGCTGAAAAGCCAAGCCCAGTCACGAAAGTAAGGCGGGACAGCTGCTCCGCGATCTTGCCCAGATAGACGATCAGCAGCATCAGCAGCGCCGCCTGCGCCAGAGCGAGCAGCCCCCGGAATATGCCGCGCCGGATATTGTCCAGCATATGGATGCCGTAGGCGCCGCCCTGCACCGCCAGCAGGATGTAAAGCGGCGCGACCATGGCGAACATGACAAGGCCATGTGGCTTGCCGGGCTCGCCAAGCAGCGCGCCCAGGATAAGCCAGTTCGCGAACAGGAAAGACAGGAACAGTCCCGCCAAATCCCCAAGCAGGCAGAGCAGATATAGTCGAGCTCGAACTATTTCCTTCGAAACTGTCACTGGCGTCCTGCTTACCCTCTGCACGACAGCTCCGTTGGCACCGGCGGACGTGGGTTGCAAGGGCCTCGCCAAAAGAGCCGCTTGGTTCTGCGCCAGTTGATCAAAGACTGAATAACCGGCCCAGCGCCTTGTCCAGCATCAGCAGCTGCCAAAGCACACGGCCATGATCGGCAACCCCGGATTTATGATCGGCCGCGATCCGTCCCAACATCTTTGCATCGAACCAGCCCGTTTTGGTCAACGCGGATCCGCCTGCGATAGCCGTCGCTTCGCCGGAAAGAGGGCCGCGAAACCAGTTACTGATGGGGGTGACGAAACCCATTTTCTGCCGGTAGAGGATGTCTTGCGGCAGATAGGGCTCCATCGCCTTCTTCATCAGAT of the Sphingobium herbicidovorans genome contains:
- a CDS encoding FkbM family methyltransferase, which encodes MNRYVRELTDRLLAVRLALTGRVHQYPEIQALRRFLSAFSIDCVIDVGANRGQYATMLRKHAGFSGSILSFEPNPDIFAELSRRAASDAKWHVFNLALSDYDGTASFNIMAADQFSSLNMPAEAQDAVFADRNRVTRTVDMQCRRLESLLPELRAVHAFARPFLKMDTQGHDLSVCEGAGLALQEMTGVQTELGVRPIYEAGTGYRAMIDWLADRNFLPSAFFANNKGHFPLLVEMDGIFVNRALLPQEG
- a CDS encoding glycosyltransferase family 4 protein produces the protein MKVAMVDPSLFTGRYDDSLCAALGEQGVEVTLLARPMRSTDAITPNAYNYNPHFFRRSEALRGRLGEGRPFRLVKAVEYTATCTMGSLKALADADVAHFQWLPLAPADRLLLRRLKGRMPLVHTVHNADAYHADAGVQGKGYRALLDLFDALIVHGDTTRQALEAEGINSRDIHVAPHPPMRLAAAKPADLRGIPDAVVPRLLFFGTIRPYKGVDILIDACLSLWGTGHRFELVIAGKPFMNIAPVLDRVRDAGFADRLITDLGFLTESRLDAHMAKADAIIFPYRQIDSSGAFLSALHHGKTMVTSDVGMFASLPDDVAIRTPAGNAAALAQALLRLLESPAIRQATGAAARAYGDSMGSWKDMASVTIDVYRSVMAERA
- a CDS encoding class I SAM-dependent methyltransferase, whose protein sequence is MITFQRVAKAAGKHLTRAMLALRKAMGARARRACPACGQSVVGFFRYGDNAEWGCPNCGASPRERLMNHLIDGRVLNIPSQGAILHMAPNENSLVRRFSTAADYTPADLDPDRYSVPGMRRVDLMMLDDAERYDLFYASHVMEHVPDDHAVLRNIHRALKPGGEAWLIVPLWNKPTEDGSFDIPPRERERRFGQWDHVRQYGPDFAERIRAAGFDLEEIDASGIDPDTRHFFALDDRLFRARKPVGSSAQ
- a CDS encoding glycosyltransferase, whose product is MRGLDLFFLLVLILSIVAVLWPFLFYPMILRVLPTRAEQPGRGLAPSASLLFCAYNEAAAMPDKLANLAMLKHRYPGLEIFAFDDGSSDDTAALIAAQGDLVTLVRGPGRSGKAHGMKQLAARAGGDVLIFTDANVLLDEDTIDSLLARYADPDVGGVLGSLHYMGEGESATASVGSLYWRLEERLKDEESRTGNVLGADGSIFSIRRTLYPDFPDSVLDDLTVSMAVLFAGKRLVKAKDVIARERLVAARGDEYRRKVRIAARAWHTHSYLRPQLRRMDGLDRFKYASRKIVRWFGGLFIATGALAALALALSLSPWMALVGVMIAVVLLALGLRAKGGPLAAVVDILIAYAATFQGVIKAMRGRTVTVWNPAKSR
- a CDS encoding sugar transferase, with the translated sequence MTVSKEIVRARLYLLCLLGDLAGLFLSFLFANWLILGALLGEPGKPHGLVMFAMVAPLYILLAVQGGAYGIHMLDNIRRGIFRGLLALAQAALLMLLIVYLGKIAEQLSRLTFVTGLGFSAISVALVRLAISRLGARLLGEVPHLTAVIMDGVEIATGPHMELIDAASADLHPGRHDADMAARLAAVVGMAERVIVACPMERMADWSAALKSLSARGEIVVPELLRFAPARVDEFDGQPTIIVAGGPFHFRDRIIKRIFDIIVATAATLALSPVLIAAALAIKLTSPGPVIFKQPRIGRDARPFNIYKFRSMRTEASDRKADKLTARDDDRVTSVGRFLRRTSIDELPQLFNVLRGDMSIVGPRPHAAAAKAGDSLYWEVDERYWERHCIKPGMTGLAQVRGHRGSTDHHQDLIDRLQSDLEYVTKWSIWRDLRIIFATIGVLVHHKAY